The genomic stretch TGCCATGTTTTTTGCGTGGTAAATTATCCACTTTGGATTCCAGGCTTGCAAATGCTTTGATCAGTTTAATACGCGTCTCTGCGGGTTCGATCACATCATCGATAAAACCTCTTGCCGAAGCGTGGTATGGATTTGCAAATTTGGATGCATATTCATTTTCTTTCTCCAATTGTGTTTTGGACGGATGATCAGAAGATTCAATTTCTTTTTTGAAAATAATTTCGCTGGCTCCTTTTGCTCCCATGACAGCTATCTCTGCTGTGGGCCATGCGAAATTAAAGTCGGCTCCAATGTGTTTGCTGTTCATTACATCATAAGCCCCGCCATAAGCCTTGCGGGTTATTACTGTAATTCGTGGCACTGTTGCTTCACTGAAAGCATACAATAATTTTGCGCCATTACTGATGACCCCATTCCATTCCTGATCCGTACCCGGAAGAAAGCCGGGTACATCTTCAAGTACGAGAATTGGAATATTGAAGCAATCGCAGAAGCGAACAAACCGGGCAGCTTTTCGCGAAGCGTTTACATCAAGACATCCTGCAAGATTCATGGGTTGATTTCCTACAATACCAATACTTCGGCCCGCCAATCTGGCAAATCCAACAACGATATTTTCTGCAAAATCTTCCTGGATTTCAAAGAAACTTTGCGGATCCACGCATTGATTTATAAGCGAAATGATATCGTAAGGTTGTGATGCAAGTTCCGGGATTATTTGCGAAAGCTCCGGTCTGGTTTCGTCGCCATATTCATAGGGTAAATGCATGGGCGCTTCTTCGCAATTTTGGGGCAGATAAGAAAGTAATTTTCGAATTTTCAAAATGCATTCTTTATCGTTTTCAGCCGTGAGTTGCGTGACCCCTGATTTGGTAGCATGTGTATGTGCCCCTCCCAGTTCCTCGGCACTTACTTCCTGATTGGTAACGGTTTTTACAACATTCGGCCCCGTTACAAACATATAACTGCTATGTTCAACCATGATGATAAAATCGGTAATAGCAGGGGAGTACACGGCGCCACCGGCACACGGACCCATGATAGCAGAAATTTGTGGTATAACTCCGGAGGCTCTCACATTCCGGTAAAAAATATCTGCATATCCTGCCAGTGATCGAACGCCTTCCTGAATCCTTGCCCCTCCGGAATCATTTAAGCCAATTACGGGAGCTCCATTTCGCAAAGCCATGTCCATGAGTTTGCAAATCTTTTCGGCATGAGTTTCAGATAAGGAACCGCCAAAAACAGTAAAATCCTGGGCATAGATATAAATCAACCGGCCATCAACACTT from Saprospiraceae bacterium encodes the following:
- a CDS encoding acyl-CoA carboxylase subunit beta, with amino-acid sequence MHTDKINKLRAMKAKALEGGGQARIESQHSKKKLTARERIELLCDRGSFEEMGMLVTHRTSDFGMQEQMFYGDGVVTGYGSVDGRLIYIYAQDFTVFGGSLSETHAEKICKLMDMALRNGAPVIGLNDSGGARIQEGVRSLAGYADIFYRNVRASGVIPQISAIMGPCAGGAVYSPAITDFIIMVEHSSYMFVTGPNVVKTVTNQEVSAEELGGAHTHATKSGVTQLTAENDKECILKIRKLLSYLPQNCEEAPMHLPYEYGDETRPELSQIIPELASQPYDIISLINQCVDPQSFFEIQEDFAENIVVGFARLAGRSIGIVGNQPMNLAGCLDVNASRKAARFVRFCDCFNIPILVLEDVPGFLPGTDQEWNGVISNGAKLLYAFSEATVPRITVITRKAYGGAYDVMNSKHIGADFNFAWPTAEIAVMGAKGASEIIFKKEIESSDHPSKTQLEKENEYASKFANPYHASARGFIDDVIEPAETRIKLIKAFASLESKVDNLPRKKHGNIPL